The Pedobacter mucosus genome window below encodes:
- a CDS encoding glycoside hydrolase family 130 protein, with protein sequence MRLYIERKPVKVNPDTKRVIARFFFNGEDRALEVIRKVLKFPDDKVFSLISPILQEYSKRHRNITKILNRHCKKLKKQFQSLNVDFEDLDPYMKLLIGSYFTHEYSIESAAFFNPSIVEDPDQTDLVEGEKRVIISFRAVGEGHISSIVFRRALIDAKNNIQVLPVGNYVDEAEIIKNAIYVKKLFFKKAAYAQIDVSVLEEVESKLDDKFEYTTLSNIIKDSKTLHKDNQLRQMEYDKVLWLSDTYHTLSFSKDTDISDRVIFPISEFEKKGIEDARFVKFITDSGKILYYATYTAFDGSLIIPKLIQTEDFYEFKVIPLYGDGAQNKNLALFPRKINGKYIMMSRIDGWNNYLMYSDKLNVWENPILLKQPRYDWELVQIGNCGSPIETEKGWLLITHGVGPMRRYCIGAVLLDLEDPSIEIGHLKEPLIIPNNDEREGYVPNVVYSCGSIISNGELIIPYGLSDYSSSFATVNLNLLLEKLLDNHSA encoded by the coding sequence ATGAGATTATATATAGAACGGAAACCTGTTAAAGTTAATCCAGATACCAAACGCGTAATTGCCCGTTTTTTTTTTAACGGAGAAGATAGAGCTTTAGAAGTAATTAGAAAAGTTTTAAAGTTTCCAGATGATAAAGTTTTTTCTTTAATTTCTCCGATTTTACAGGAATATTCTAAAAGGCACCGAAACATTACAAAAATTTTAAATCGTCATTGTAAAAAGCTCAAAAAGCAATTTCAATCTTTAAATGTTGATTTTGAGGATTTGGATCCTTACATGAAACTGTTGATTGGTTCATACTTTACCCATGAATATTCTATCGAATCAGCAGCATTTTTTAATCCTAGTATTGTTGAAGACCCGGATCAAACTGATTTGGTTGAAGGGGAGAAAAGAGTGATTATCAGCTTCAGAGCTGTTGGGGAAGGCCATATTTCTTCTATAGTTTTCAGACGAGCTTTGATTGATGCTAAAAATAACATCCAAGTTTTGCCCGTTGGTAATTATGTTGATGAAGCTGAAATTATCAAAAATGCCATTTATGTTAAAAAGTTGTTTTTTAAGAAGGCAGCTTATGCACAAATTGACGTTTCAGTTCTGGAAGAAGTTGAATCTAAATTAGATGATAAATTTGAATATACAACCTTAAGTAATATCATAAAAGATTCTAAAACACTTCATAAGGATAATCAACTGCGCCAAATGGAATACGATAAGGTTCTTTGGTTATCGGATACCTATCATACTTTAAGTTTTTCTAAAGACACAGATATTTCAGACCGTGTAATTTTTCCTATATCTGAATTTGAAAAAAAGGGAATAGAAGATGCTCGATTTGTTAAATTTATAACTGACAGTGGTAAAATACTTTACTATGCTACTTATACAGCATTCGATGGTTCGTTAATTATTCCAAAATTAATTCAGACAGAGGATTTTTATGAGTTTAAAGTAATTCCACTTTATGGTGATGGCGCTCAAAATAAAAACCTTGCACTTTTTCCAAGGAAGATTAATGGCAAATACATTATGATGAGTAGAATAGATGGGTGGAATAATTACCTTATGTATTCTGATAAACTTAATGTTTGGGAAAATCCAATTTTACTAAAACAACCTCGCTACGATTGGGAATTAGTTCAAATTGGAAATTGTGGTTCTCCTATTGAAACCGAAAAAGGATGGCTGCTCATTACTCACGGCGTTGGGCCAATGCGTAGATATTGTATTGGTGCAGTTCTGTTAGATTTAGAAGATCCAAGTATTGAAATTGGTCATTTAAAAGAGCCGTTAATAATTCCTAATAATGATGAGCGTGAAGGTTATGTGCCAAATGTGGTGTACTCTTGCGGATCAATCATTAGTAATGGAGAGTTGATTATTCCTTATGGATTATCGGATTATAGTTCTTCTTTCGCAACTGTTAATCTAAATCTGTTACTGGAAAAGCTGTTAGATAATCATTCAGCATAA